In Halobaculum sp. XH14, a single genomic region encodes these proteins:
- a CDS encoding chemotaxis protein CheD — protein MGHADAPSVPDGRGGESAGRPFGDLPRRKVGLSDSAVATDGTVLLTSGLGSCLGVGLYHPPAGTGGLLHAMLPEAESHPGIAQKFVVEGIDALVAELAERGAAPSGLRAKLAGAAEMLELDVSGDGQSVGARNVAAAERALARHDVPIVAADTGGNRGRSLRFDTAEGRLHVVYAGGESAVL, from the coding sequence ATGGGGCACGCTGACGCGCCATCCGTGCCGGACGGCCGGGGTGGTGAGTCCGCGGGCCGCCCGTTCGGGGACCTCCCCCGGCGGAAGGTCGGCCTCTCAGACTCGGCGGTCGCGACCGACGGAACCGTCCTGTTGACGAGCGGGCTGGGATCGTGTCTCGGCGTCGGGCTCTACCATCCACCCGCGGGAACGGGCGGGCTGTTGCACGCGATGCTTCCGGAGGCAGAGAGCCATCCCGGAATCGCACAGAAGTTCGTCGTCGAGGGGATCGACGCGCTGGTGGCGGAGCTGGCCGAGCGCGGAGCCGCGCCGAGCGGCCTCCGGGCAAAACTCGCGGGCGCGGCCGAGATGCTCGAACTCGACGTGAGCGGCGACGGGCAGTCCGTGGGCGCACGGAACGTGGCGGCCGCCGAGCGCGCGCTCGCGCGTCACGACGTTCCCATCGTCGCCGCCGACACCGGCGGCAATCGCGGGCGGTCGCTCCGGTTCGACACCGCAGAGGGGCGGCTCCACGTCGTCTACGCCGGCGGCGAGAGCGCCGTCCTGTGA